Proteins found in one Saccharomyces kudriavzevii IFO 1802 strain IFO1802 genome assembly, chromosome: 11 genomic segment:
- the SRX1 gene encoding sulfiredoxin (similar to Saccharomyces cerevisiae SRX1 (YKL086W); ancestral locus Anc_2.642), protein MSLQSNSVKPTEIPLSQIRRPLAPVLDPQKIDAMVATMKGIPMASKTCSLEQAEAAASAKQLPPVDVLSVRVQDQTLYYAFGGCHRLQAYDRQARETRNAAFPVRCRVLPATPRQIRMYLGSSLDIE, encoded by the coding sequence atgtcactACAGAGCAATAGTGTGAAACCAACAGAGATCCCTCTGTCGCAGATCAGGCGCCCATTAGCGCCCGTGTTGGATCCGCAGAAAATCGACGCCATGGTGGCCACCATGAAGGGAATCCCTATGGCCAGCAAAACGTGTTCGTTAGAACAGGCTGAGGCTGCAGCCTCAGCCAAGCAGCTGCCGCCCGTGGACGTGCTGAGCGTGCGAGTTCAAGACCAGACGCTATACTATGCCTTTGGCGGCTGCCACCGTCTGCAGGCCTATGACCGCCAGGCCCGCGAAACCCGGAATGCGGCCTTCCCCGTGCGCTGCAGGGTGCTGCCGGCCACCCCTCGCCAGATCCGTATGTACCTGGGCAGCAGTCTCGACATCGAATAG
- the HOT13 gene encoding Hot13p (similar to Saccharomyces cerevisiae HOT13 (YKL084W); ancestral locus Anc_2.640): MSGVVIHGETVDDQSRCVHWHLPKDVIAIKFKCCGKYYACFECHEELSSHPLQKYDLRDDANEKLVICGVCRHEMSFAEYYDNNAKLICPNCRSLFNPGCKLHYHLYFHNPPSMAC, encoded by the coding sequence ATGTCCGGCGTAGTTATACATGGCGAGACGGTAGATGACCAATCCCGGTGTGTTCACTGGCATCTGCCGAAGGACGTAATCGCGATAAAGTTTAAATGCTGTGGCAAATACTACGCATGTTTTGAATGCCACGAGGAATTGAGTTCTCATCCCCTACAAAAATACGATCTTCGTGACGatgcaaatgaaaaactggTCATTTGTGGAGTTTGCCGTCATGAAATGTCGTTCGCGGAATACTATGACAATAACGCGAAGCTAATTTGCCCCAATTGTCGGTCTCTCTTTAATCCAGGTTGTAAACTACACTACCACTTGTATTTCCACAATCCCCCATCTATGGCGTGTTAA
- the CYT2 gene encoding cytochrome c1 heme lyase CYT2 (similar to Saccharomyces cerevisiae CYT2 (YKL087C); ancestral locus Anc_2.644) produces MISPDQQGKCPVDEETKKLWLREHGKEAHPGAAASASQLECSANPQQNDKDPQYLTNVGLSRSREISTIPRTDSDKNWIYPSEKQFYEAMMKKNWDPNSDDMKVVVPLHNSINERVWNYIRGWENKQGGEACGGIKLTNFKGDSKKLTPRAWFRSRVLHMARPFDRHDWQINRCGKTVDYVIDFYSTEPNDADQQQQPLIYLDVRPKLNSFEGFRLRFWRTLGF; encoded by the coding sequence ATGATTTCTCCAGATCAACAGGGGAAATGTCCCGTGGATGAGGAGACCAAGAAACTATGGCTACGAGAACATGGCAAAGAAGCACACCCTGGGGCCGCAGCCTCGGCGAGTCAGCTCGAGTGCTCTGCAAACCCACAACAGAACGACAAGGACCCTCAATATCTCACCAACGTCGGGCTATCGCGGTCTAGAGAGATCTCCACTATACCTAGGACCGATTCCGATAAAAACTGGATATACCCATCGGAAAAGCAATTCTACGAggcgatgatgaagaaaaactggGATCCAAACTCCGACGATATGAAAGTCGTTGTGCCTCTACACAACTCCATTAATGAGCGGGTCTGGAACTACATTAGAGGCTGGGAAAACAAACAAGGTGGCGAAGCGTGTGGCGGCATCAAATtaacaaatttcaaaggcGATTCCAAGAAACTGACACCAAGAGCTTGGTTCAGGTCCCGCGTCTTGCATATGGCAAGGCCCTTCGATAGACATGACTGGCAAATAAATAGATGCGGCAAGACCGTGGACTACGTGATCGATTTTTACTCTACTGAGCCAAACGACGCGGaccagcagcaacaaccGCTCATTTATCTGGACGTCAGACCAAAACTGAACAGTTTTGAGGGCTTTAGGCTACGGTTTTGGAGAACCTTGGGTTTTTGA
- the CAB3 gene encoding phosphopantothenoylcysteine decarboxylase complex subunit CAB3 (similar to Saccharomyces cerevisiae CAB3 (YKL088W); ancestral locus Anc_2.646) has product MSDGKVNSGQNMNGKQGVNVVSSLPTTQVPVSILTNKEKNKSVHDESTLERCDNHDDQSRSSSIRRNIYKNDYSTNLRDFSFADLKQNNERTKDGHDIQINTRMSLGNSGQQNTFSPSLPSAVSFTVPEVERLPHHRYSISNKPGKQQQQEQQQKEQQQVQHQQAKQQEKEVEQIQDQVQKKQNERQQLIDSRERIANVILQDNTTNGDSNNRECPEPSDTDKGENEADSPSMEKNSIVHMPGDFIYFNPKSNTSKPMAAKVAPSSANSTIQKNKEVIAPPTGPRVPFTEFFQKEDDKKFHILIGATGSVATIKVPLIIDKLFKIYGPEKISIQLIVTKPAEHFLRGLKMSTYVKIWREEDAWVFDAVNKNDTSLSLNLILHHELRKWADIFLIAPLSANTLAKLANGICNNLLTSVMRDWSPLTPVLIAPAMNTFMYINPMTKKHLTSLVQDYPFIQVLKPVEKVLICGDIGMGGMREWTDIVEIVRGRINEIRKARDEETGDKEQEQEEQEGIGNEDEDEDDEEDEDAARNETASDESNDEDEDEDEDENEGATEV; this is encoded by the coding sequence ATGTCAGATGGAAAAGTGAACTCCGGTCAAAATATGAACGGGAAACAGGGAGTTAATGTGGTTTCATCTTTGCCTACCACACAAGTGCCGGTTTCAATTCTGACTAACAAGgagaagaacaaaagtGTTCACGATGAATCGACTTTGGAAAGGTGCGACAATCACGATGACCAGTCAAGATCCAGCTCCATTAGGAGAAATATTTACAAGAATGACTACAGTACAAATCTGAGGgatttctcttttgctGATTTGAAGCAGAACAATGAGAGAACTAAAGATGGCCATGATATACAGATTAATACACGCATGTCACTCGGTAATAGTGGACAGCAAAATACCTTTTCACCCTCTTTACCTTCAGCTGTTTCATTTACAGTGCCAGAAGTGGAGAGGTTACCTCATCATAGATATTCGATTTCTAACAAACCTGGgaagcaacagcaacaagaacaacagCAAAAGGAGCAACAGCAGGTGCAGCATCAACAGGCAAAACAACAAGAGAAGGAGGTAGAACAAATACAGGACCAAGtgcaaaaaaagcaaaatgaGAGACAACAACTGATAGACAGTAGGGAAAGAATAGCGAATGTCATATTGCAAGATAATACTACCAACGGTGATTCAAACAATCGGGAGTGCCCTGAACCGAGTGATACAGACAAAGGTGAGAATGAAGCGGATTCGCCCTCTATGGAGAAGAATTCTATTGTTCATATGCCAGGTGATTTTATATACTTCAATCCTAAGTCCAACACTTCTAAACCTATGGCCGCCAAGGTGGCCCCATCATCGGCGAATTCCACCATACAAAAGAATAAGGAAGTCATTGCACCACCCACGGGGCCACGCGTACCCTTTACAGAATTTTTCCAGAAGGAAGATGACAAGAAGTTCCATATTTTGATTGGCGCCACGGGTTCAGTTGCCACAATAAAAGTGCCTTTAATCATTGACAAATTATTCAAGATATACGGGCCGGAAAAAATCTCTATCCAACTGATAGTAACCAAACCTGCAGAACATTTCTTAAGAGGACTGAAAATGTCAACGTACGTCAAAATTTGGAGGGAGGAAGATGCATGGGTATTTGACGCGGTAAACAAGAATGACACCAGCTTGAGCTTGAATTTGATATTGCACCATGAATTGAGAAAATGGGCGGATATTTTCTTAATTGCGCCCCTGTCAGCTAACACACTAGCCAAATTGGCCAATGGTATATGTAATAACTTGTTAACTTCTGTGATGAGAGATTGGTCACCGCTGACCCCGGTTCTGATTGCACCTGCAATGAATACTTTCATGTACATCAATCCTATGACAAAGAAGCATTTAACGAGCTTAGTACAGGACTACCCATTTATTCAAGTTCTGAAACCTGTAGAGAAGGTGTTAATTTGTGGAGACATTGGTATGGGTGGTATGAGAGAATGGACAGATATTGTAGAAATCGTTAGAGGGAGAATAAATGAGATAAGGAAGGCTAGAGACGAGGAAACCGGTGACAAAgagcaagaacaagaagaacaagaggGCATTGGCaatgaggatgaagatgaggatgatgaagaggatgaGGATGCGGCTCGGAATGAAACAGCATCTGACGAAAGCAACGACGAGGACGAGGACGAGGACGAGGACGAAAATGAGGGGGCAACTGAAGTTTGA
- the MDH1 gene encoding malate dehydrogenase MDH1 (similar to Saccharomyces cerevisiae MDH1 (YKL085W); ancestral locus Anc_2.641), protein MLSRVAKRAFSSTVANPYKVTVLGAGGGIGQPLSLLLKLNHKVTDLRLYDLKGAKGVATDLSHIPTNSVVKGFTPEEPDGLSNALKDTDMVLIPAGVPRKPGMTRDDLFAINASIVRDLAAAAAESAPNAAILVISNPVNSTVPIVAQVLKNKGVYNPKKLFGVTTLDSIRAARFISEVENTDPTQERVNVIGGHSGITIIPLISQTNHKLMSDDKRQELIHRIQFGGDEVVKAKDGAGSATLSMAHAGAKFANAVLSGLKGERDVIEPSFVDSPLFKSEGIEFFASPVTLGPDGIEKIHPIGELSSEEEEMLQKCKETLKKNIEKGVNFVASK, encoded by the coding sequence ATGTTATCGAGAGTAGCTAAACGTGCCTTCTCCTCCACAGTTGCCAACCCTTATAAAGTCACCGTTTTGGGTGCAGGCGGTGGTATTGGGCAACCTTTGTCCTTGCTGTTGAAGCTTAACCACAAGGTCACCGACTTGAGACTGTATGATTTGAAGGGTGCTAAAGGTGTTGCCACGGATTTATCTCATATTCCAACAAACTCCGTGGTTAAGGGGTTTACCCCAGAAGAGCCAGATGGGTTGAGTAATGCCTTGAAAGACACGGATATGGTCTTGATCCCGGCCGGTGTGCCCAGAAAGCCTGGTATGACTCGTGACGACTTGTTCGCTATCAACGCCAGCATTGTTCGTGATTTGGCAGCGGCCGCTGCTGAGTCCGCTCCCAACGCTGCCATCTTGGTCATCTCCAACCCAGTCAACTCCACCGTCCCAATTGTCGCCCAGGTCTTGAAGAACAAGGGTGTTTACAACCCAAAGAAGCTATTCGGTGTGACTACCTTGGACTCCATAAGAGCCGCCAGATTCATTTCCGAAGTGGAAAACACGGACCCAACTCAAGAAAGGGTCAATGTCATCGGTGGCCACTCGGGTATCACTATCATCCCATTGATCTCCCAAACAAATCATAAGTTAATGTCCGATGACAAAAGACAAGAATTGATTCATAGAATACAGTTTGGTGGTGACGAAGTCGTCAAAGCTAAGGACGGTGCCGGTTCCGCCACGCTGTCTATGGCCCATGCCGGTGCCAAGTTCGCCAACGCCGTGTTGTCTGGGCTCAAGGGCGAGAGAGACGTCATTGAGCCTTCCTTTGTGGACTCTCCTCTATTCAAGTCTGAAGGCATAGAATTCTTTGCGTCTCCGGTCACTTTGGGCCCAGACGGTATCGAAAAGATCCATCCAATAGGTGAATTGTCTTccgaagaggaagaaatgCTACAAAAGTGCaaagaaactttgaaaaagaacatcGAGAAGGGTGTTAATTTCGTTGCTAGTAAATAG